AGCGTGACGGTTTATTTTTTCTTTCATCGTCCCGCGAAGAAACTGCATCCCAATTAAAAGAAACACGCCATAAAGCGTGGATTCTGCCTGCACTACCTGTTTCATTTATTACGTACCGCAAATACCTCGATTTTTTTCAACTTTCACTGGCCCACAATTTTCTCCTCGGGCATACGACAGGTCTTCGCGCCCCGCCGATCTGCTGACATCTCCCCCTCTATAAATCATTTATCGGCCACCCGGTGTGGCTGAGCCGGCACAGCTTCATGCCATCCGTGGTGGTGTTTCTCACGGAGGTACTATGAGTTTTTCAACCGATGTGCTCACCAAGATCGTTGTGATCGCCCTATCGATCACAATTTTCGGCGTGTTTGTACATCTCTATATCAAGTCCGGAAAATCTGAAAAAAAATGACATGAAACGGAGTATATATTATGTCAATCTCTCAACCCGAATCGCGCCCTTTGATCAGCATTACGGAATTATTCAATTCCGATCCGGAATGGGTCGTGAAGCGTGATAAAGCTATTAAGAAACTGTACGACGGCAATACGCAGGAATTCAATGCGTTCATGTCCAAACTGGAGCCCATGCGCGACTGGAAAGACGTGATGGACGCCGTCGAAGCCGAGTTTATGCGTAAAAAAATCAGACAAGACAGCAAAGAAGCAACCGGTCTTACGGATGTGCTTTTCAAACGATACTTCCCCTCGTATTAGTCCGTCTGGATATATTCATTTCTTACTCCGAGCTGCGCGAATAATTTGCGCAGCTCTTTTTATTTTTTGCCGCACCCTCTTCGCTGAAAAAATCTTGACTATTCACGGCTTAATTTTTATGTTGAGCCACGATAATGATGGATTTGTGCTCACTATAAAAAATTTTCAGAGGAGTAGATATGGCTTATATTATTGCAGAACCGTGCATCGGTGTTAAAGATACAGCCTGCGTCAAGGTTTGCCCGGTGGACTGCATTTATGACGGCGACGGTTGGGATCAGTTGTACATTCATCCGGATGAATGTATTGATTGCGGCGCATGTGAACCCGAATGCCCTGTCGAAGCGATTTTCGCCGCCGAAAACACGCCCGATAAATGGAAAAGTTTTATTCAGAAGAACGCGGATCAATTCAAACAATAGATCCCGTCTTGATTACACACGAAAAGGCTTGGACTTGTTCCAAGCCTTTTTATTTTTTATGCTCGTCGTTGCCGTAGCATCGCACCTGCCGTGCTAAAATGGGGAAATCAAAATGAAAAAAATCACGTTACCGGCGTTTATCTTTCCTTGCGCATTGATTCTGCTCGATTATGTAACCAATAAATCAACCGTTACTTTTAATACCAACCGTATCCTGGCGTATACCAACGGGTTTATCGGTTCTATCGCGTTTTGGACTTTTTATCAATTAGCTTCGGCGTACACGCTGCATCATTATCGCGAACACAAACGGGTTCGCATGCTTTTCATTGTCGGGCAAATTCTTTTTGCCTTGGTATTTACCGCTACGATTTCCGTAAGCCTCGGATATTATTATGAGTTTGGTAACTTGCCCAATAAGTTTGCCGTGGCGTATCTGATGGATGAATGGACTGACGCGGTTAGTCTTATTACCGGTTATATTTCTATGCCGCTGATGTTTCTTCTGATGTCCGTATTCGCAGCGATATATGCCTGCCACTATTTTGTGATACGTCATATTGCACAACGTATGCACACGAGTACCCCGGCTTCGGTGAAGAAAGTCTTAGCGATTTTGGCAATCATCACCGCGGCATCGTTGCTCGGCGGTTTTTTTTCCAAAAAACTGTCCGCTACGTTACCGATGGACTTCGGGAGTTTACAAGCCGTCGCAAAATATGCGTTCGGCGATAAGTCGGGAAAAGGCTATTCTGTTCCTCAACGAATTATTTTACCGGAGAATCGGACCGCCCCAAAACCATCCAATGTACTGTTGATCATCAACGAAACGTTGCGCGCCGATTTTATCGGTTATCAGACATTGGCTAATCCGATTCCGCCGGCTTCACGCATGACCGACGCAATCGCTTCTGACAGCTTGTCTTTCGTATTCAAACGCGCACGCAGCAATTCGAGTTCTACCCGTGTCAGCTTGCCTGCTATTCTTATGGGCATGATTCCCACAACCGCCACTTCCGCCGATTATCATCGCATGCCGACGCTTTGGAATGTGTCTAAAGCGCTGGGTTACCGCACTTTTTTTATCACGCCGCAAAACTGGGATTGGCAAAATCTGGATGTATTTTTTCTCAATAAACAAGTGGATCAAAGTATAACGGCTAAAGATATCGGCCCGCCTTACGTCAATAATGCGGGCGTGGAGGATCGCCGAATATTGGATTACACTAATTCTATTTTTCAGGAATTTAAGAAAAACAAAAACCCGTTTTTTGGCGTTATTCAGTTTAACTGCACGCACCAGCCGTATAATCCCGGCGACCCGCATACGGCGTTATCACCTAACTCAACCGAGCGGTATGCCGCGGCGGTACAATATTTGGACAGTTTGATTGCGCAGATATACGTTCAACTCAATGAAGCCGGCCTGAAAGACGAAACGCTGATCATCGTGACAAGCGATCATGGTGAGAATTTTAAGCATCGCGGTCTTGCTCGATTGAATAATCTGTACGACGAAGTCATATGCATTCCATTATGGGTAAGTTATCCGAGCCAATATTATCAAACCCCCGAAGGTAAGGCGCGATTTCAAGCCTGGAAACAAAATGAATACAGTACGGTACAAAATGCCGATATTTTCCCGACCTTGTTAAGTTACTGGGGTGTTTACAAAACCTCACTTCAGGGTTATTCTTATCAGGGAATGCGGTGGGAAGATCCGGCGGACTCCCTGCGTATCCTGAGCGGTACAAATACCGGCGATATCCGAAAGTGGAATCGTGAAGAGTTTTTTTTATTACGCCAACATGTGAAATTTTTAGCAACGGATAAAGCGGGGCCACAGATTTATAATTTGCAATCCGACCCGTATGAAGAACACAACTTGTGGGACGACTTATCTTTTAGAGAAGCGCATCGGCCATGGATACATCAATATATATCCGACCATGCGGTGCTCGCAGAATTGGCCAAGCGAATGAAAATTAATTTGGAAAACGAAGCCGCCACACAACCATCGGACTCTTCGCTTTCGCGTGCGGATATTGATTTGAAATAAAACGAAAAGTTTATATATATAGCCGATTCATTCAACAATGTCCCATTTGCTGAAGAGGTAATCATGAAAATAGCTATTGGCTGCGATCACGGCGGGTTTCCACTCAAAGCGACGGTGATCGAAACTGTTCAGAAGGTCGGTCACGAAACCATGGATCTCGGAACATTTTCATCGGATCCTGCGGATTATCCCGATTATTCGGAAAAAGTAGCCCAGGCGGTACAAACCGGTCTCGCTGATCGCGGTATCGTCATCTGCGGCAGCGGTGTCGGCGCTACGGTGGCGGCCAACAAATTCAAAGGTATTCGCGCCGGATTATGTCATGATACATTTTCAGCCCGTCAAGGTGTAGAGGATGACGACATGAATGTGCTCACCCTCGGTGCGCGTATTATCGGTCCGCTTTTGGCCATCGAAGTGATCCAAGCATTTCTCAAAGCGCGCTTTTCCAACGCCGAACGTCACCTCCGGCGGCTGAATAAAGTCAAAGGTTTTGAAGAAAATTTCGGCAAATAAAAATTCTTATTTATTTTTTTAACTACTGGTCCTATGGAAAAACCTTATCCGCCGGTTTATTACGCCGACTATTTGGAACTCAATCAGCTGCTCGGCGCACAACATCCTAAAAGCGATGCGTATGGCAAACCGGCGCACGATGAGATGCTGTTTATCATCATTCATCAGGCGTACGAACTTTGGTTCAAACAAATTTTGCACGAAGTAGATTCCGTTGCACGCCTGTTTGCCGAAGATCATATTGATGAAAAAAACATAGGCATCGCCGTCGCAAGGTTGCAGCGCGTCACGGAAATTCAGAAAATCCTGGTAGATCAACTGCGGATTTTGGAAACGATGACACCGTTGGATTTTTTGGAATTTCGAGATTTTTTAGTCCCGGCTTCGGGTTTTCAAAGCGTCCAGTTTCGCCTGATCGAAAACAAACTCGGGCTCAAACATTCCCAGCGACTCAATTACGGTCAACATCCATACCACGATCGGCTCTCCAAAGAACATCAATCTTTAGTGCAGACCGCTGAACAATCGGCTTCGCTGCTCGAATTGGTCGAGCGCTGGTTGGAACGCACACCGTTTTTGGAATTGGGTGATTTTAATTTTTGGAGCGCATACCGGGATGCCGTAACACGCATGCTGGATGAAGATCACCGCACCATCGAACATAACGTCAGTCTTTCGCCATCCAAAAAAAAAGAACAATTAAAACAACTTGATCTCACGCGGATCAATTTTGATGCGCTCTTCGATGAAAATAAACATAACCAACTGATGAAGGAAGGCATACGCACGATTTCGTACCGCGCCACGCAGGCGGCGCTACTGATTTGTTTATACCGCGATCAACCGATATTGCATCAGCCGTTTCGCCTCATTACTTTACTTGTGGATATTGATGAAATGTTTACAACGTGGCGTTATCGCCATGCACTGATGGTACACCGCATGATCGGCACCAAAATCGGCACGGGCGGTTCGTCCGGGCATCAGTACCTGAAAGGCACTTCGGATCAACATAAAATCTTTTCCGATTTTTTCAACCTTTCGACATTTTTAATTCCGCGTTCCTCATTACCCAAGCTGCCCGGCGACGTCGAGCGCAATCTTGGATTTGTCTACAGTCAAAAACAATAAGGATCGTTAACCGATAAAACACCTATGAGTGCTATTGTTGATATGATACGCAAAGCCGGTGTGGTCGGCGCCGGCGGAGCCGGTTTTCCGGCACACATCAAAGCCGGTTCCACCGTGGATACCGTAATCGCTAACGGCGCCGAATGCGAGCCGTTGATTCACAAAGATTACGAATTGATGCTGCATTATCCGGCGGAAGTCGTGCGTGGCGTCGAACTCGTCATGCAATCCACGGGCGCCAAAGAAGGCATCCTCGGCGTCAAAGAAAAAAACACCAAAGCCATCGAAGCACTACAGAAACATCTCAAACCCGGCATACGGCTTCATCTGCTGGGTGATTTTTATCCTTCGGGCGACGAATATATCCTCGTATACGAAAGCACCAAACGTCTGATACCTCCGCAGGGCATACCGCTTCATGTCGGCTGCGTGGTCAATAATGTCGAAACGTTTTACAACATCGCGCAGGCCGAAAAAGGCGAAGCCGTGACGGAAAAATTTATCTCCGTTTCCGGCGCGGTAAAAAAACCGTTCACCGGGATTGTTCCCGTCGGTGCGACATTTGCCGATGTGATCGCCATGGCCGGCGGCATTACAGAAAAAGAATACGGTGTTTTTGTCTCCGGGATCATGATGGGCAAACTGACCTTTGATCTGGATCAACCCATCACCAAAACCTGCGCCGGATTGATCGTACTTCCCAAAGAGCATAAACTCGTGACGCGAAAATCTCTGCCGGAGGAATCCATGCATCGTATCGGCAAATCGGCTTGCGATCAATGCAGCTATTGTACCGAACTGTGCCCCCGTTATATTTTGGGTTACGATATTCAGCCGCACAAAGTGATGCGCAGTCTCGGATTTACCAAAACCGGTACGGATTATTGGAACCAATTTGCTTCTTTGTGTTGTGCCTGCGGCTTATGCACGCTGTATGCATGCCCGGAAAGTCTTTTCCCCAAAGAAGCTTGCGATCAAAGCAAACGTGTGATGAAAGAACAAAACATCCAATGGTCAGGCCCGGTGGAAATACAACCGCATCCGATGTACGAAGGGCGCCGCACCCCGCTCAAAATGCTGGTGAAACGTCTTGGCGTCACGGATTACGACATACACGCCCCTTATTCCGATCGTCAAGCAACCCCATTTAAACGTGTGATCCTGCCGCTGCAGCAGCACGTGGGGCAAAAAGCCGAAGCGGTTATTCGCACGGGTGAATCGGTAAAACGGGGGCAGCTTATCGCCGATGTCCCGCAGGATAAAATGGGCGCACCGATCCACGCCAGCATTGACGGTACGGCACGCGTCGAAGCGGATCGCATCCTTATCGAATCTTAAAATGTAAATTTGAGGATATTATCATGACTATGAATTCTATCGGATTGATCGAACTCGGCAGTATTGCAGCGGGATTTGACACGGCGGATGCGATGCTCAAAGCGGCTAACGTTAACATCTTACTGGCACGTTCGATTTGTTCAGGCAAATACATCGTGATGGTGGGCGGTGAAGTCGCGGCGGTGCAATCCAGCATTGATGCCGGTGCAGCACAAAGCCGCGGTTCGGTCATAGACACTTTTGTTATTCCCAATGTGCACCCGGAAGTTTTTCCTGCGCTCTCCGGAGCGGGCCGATCCGAACTGCGCGAATCGCTGGGCATTATCGAATCGTTTTCTGTAGCTTCTTTGATCGAAGCGGCCGATGCCGCCGTTAAAGCGGCCAATGTCAAATTGCTGGAAATTCGCCTCGCTATGGCGCTCGGCGGTAAAGCTTTTCTCACCATGACCGGTGAAGTCGCCGCCGTTCAGGCCGCTGTGGACGCGGGTTCACGTGTCGTAGCCGAAAAAGGACTACTCGTCAACAAAGTCGTCATACCGGGTCCGCGACCGGAACTCCTGACCGAAGTAGTCTGATCAGATAATTTTCTCTCGCGGAGACGCAAAGAAGCTGTATCAAACAAACTTTTTTTGATGCTATACAGATAAAAAGGTTGTTTTTTATTGATCAATGAAATACCTGAAAACGCTATTTCAACACAAATAATAGATGCTTGTTTTAAAATACATTCTACATTGGGACCAGGATTACTCGAATCGGTTTATGAGAACATTTTGTGTTACGAGTTAGATAAGAGGAATCTTCATTTTGAAAGACAAAAAACGATTCCTCTGCGCTATGAAAACATGCAATTTGAATCGGCACTTCGCTTAGATTTAATTGTAGAAAATAAAGTTATCGTCGAAATTAAATCGGTAGAAACAGTTTTACCTTTACACAAAAAACAATTGCTGACTTATCTGAAAATTTCAGGTTATAAACTGGGCTTGCTGGTGAATTTCAATTCGGCGTTAATCAAAGACGGTATAACAAGAATCGCTAATAACTTGTAACTTGGTTCATTATGCTCGCTTATAAACTCCTTTTTTTCTTTGCGACTTTGCGAGTAAATATTTGAAATATGACTCTTATTCAACTAAACAACCAATGCCGCGACCGGAACTGCTGACCGAAGTAGTCTGATCAGATAATTTTCTCTCGCGGAGACGCAAAGTACACGACGTCGTTCCGGTTTGTACCTTTTTTTCATCGCGTCTTTGCGAGCAAACACTATGAATAGACATGAATCTCAATCTGCAAAATAAAACCGCCTTAGTATGCGGCAGTACGCAAGGCATCGGTAAAGCCGCCGCAATGGCGCTGGCCGGTCTCGGTGCGCGAATCATACTTTGTGCACGTAACGCCGAGGCGTTGGAAAGTGTAAAAAACGAACTGCCCCAACCGGCTTCGGCGCACCATACTTATCTGGTGGCAGATTTTTCAAAACCGGAGACGCTTCAGCGAATCCTCCATACGTTTACCGAAAAATCAGGCCCGATACACATTCTCGTCAATAATACCGGCGGTCCCGCGGGCGGCCCGATCGCGGATGCAGCGACCGATGCGTTTGAGCAAACCTTTCGCCAGCATTTGATTTGCAATCACATCCTCGCACAAGCGGTAATCCCCGGTATGAAATCATCGGGTTTTGGTCGCATCATCAATGTGATCTCGACTTCCGTCAAACAACCGCTCAAAGGTTTAGGTGTATCCAATACCATTCGCGCCGCGGTGGCCAACTGGGCGAAGACACTATCGGTCGAACTTGCTCCGTTTGGAATAACGGTAAATAACGTTTTGCCCGGAGCCACCCTCACACAACGCTTGACCACTCTCATCGCCAACCGCGCCAAACAAAGCGGTCGCCCGGAAGAGGCGATTCAAAAAGAAATGGTGACCGAAATTCCCGCCGGACGCCTTGGGCAAGCAGAAGATATTGCTGCCGCCATCGCTTTCCTCGCCTCACCCGCGGCCGGATATATCAATGGTATCAATCTGCCCGTGGATGGCGGAAGAACGGGATGCTTATAAATCATGATCTCCGCGCCTGAACCCTCCGAGCTGCTACGTAAAGTTTTCGCTGCGCATACGGAAAATTACGGTGACCCCGATGTACAGTTTCGCTTCGATCAGCAAAATTCAACGCTGACCGCGCTCAACTACCTTGACGTGTTTGTTTGGGAACCGACGGAAGAAATCCCCATGACGACGTTTTCCACCATAGGTATGGCTGAACGTGCAATGCCGGAATGTCCGCATCGCGCCGAAATTCACTGGACACTGCGCGGTAAACTGACGGAAGCACAAGAGGAAGAAGCCGCTGTTTTTTTACTTAACCTTGCCGCGCTGCCTTTTGTTAAAAATACTTTTTTAGATCATTGGCATGTATTACCCAACCTCAGAATTCCCCATTTTGGCGGTTGCTCGGCCGGATTGATGCACCCTTCGTTTGTGGATGGCGGCTGGGATCACATGCACGCCGAAAATACCATCGTAAAATTTCTTAATTTTGTCCCGCTGACGCAAAGCGAATTAGACATGGCGCGTACGATGGGGGTTCGTCGTATGCTTAATGCGTTGTATGAAAGTCAGACGGATATTTTTTCCGATCGAATGTAACAGGGAACGCTCATGGAAGAACTGCTTCAGATCGTTTCAGACGCCTACACGGGTTATTCCAATTATCTTTACATGGAAATGACAGGGGCCTCCGTCCCTTGGTATCGTAATTATTTCTACGGTCTGATCGCAATTTCCCTTGTCGTATGGGCATTTGAAATCATCATCCCGTGGCGTAAAAATCAGCCCGTGTTTCGCCGCGATTTTTGGCTCGATGGTTTTTATATGTTTTTTAATTTTTTTTTGTTTTCACTGATCGCGTACAACGCTTTATCCAATGTATGCGTCGTATGGCTGGATCGCGGATTGGAAACTATCGGCGTCGGCAGTCTGTCTTTTATTAAAGTAAACACATGGCCGGTATGGCTACAGTACATACTTATGTTTGTCGTGGCGGATTTTATTCAGTGGAATATACACCGCTTACTGCACCGCGTTCCGTGGCTTTGGGAATTTCACAAACTGCATCACTCGGTTAAAGAAATGGGATTTGCGGCGCATTTGCGGTTTCACTGGATGGAAACAGTGATTTACAAATCGCTTCAGTATATACCCCTCGCTTTTTTTGGTTTTGGGTTGACGGATTTTTTTATGCTGCACATGATTGCACTTGCGATCGGGCATCTCAATCATGCCAATATTGCATGGACGTGGGGTCCGCTCAGGTGGCTGCTCAATAGCCCGGCTATGCACATCTGGCATCACGCCAAACATCTTCCGGGATCGTATCCGTATGGCGTCAATTTTGGATTATCACTGAGCGTATGGGACTATCTTTTTAAGACGGCATACATACCGCATGACGGGCGCGATATCGAACTTGGTTTTGAAAATGAAGAACCTTTCCCGCGCGGCTTCTTTAAACAAGTAATATATCCCGTCGGCAAACAAAATTGAAATCTGTACGCATCACGCATCTGTACCTTAAAGAAGTGATTTTACTAAGCGACCGTATCCGATGGATTTTTTTTTTACTATGCTAACCAACCGTGATTTTTATGAAAACTATTTCGAACTACATTGACGGAAAACTCCAACCCGCACTAAGCGGAAAAACTTTGGATAACTATGAACCGGCGGTGGGCGCCGTTTATGGTACGATACCGGACAGCGATGAGCGCGATGTCGCGATGGCCGTTGATGCGGCGGAAAAAGCTTTTCCTGCGTGGTCTTTGACGCCCGCCGAACAGCGTGCGCGGTTACTTTTCAAACTTTCGGAACTGATCGATCGGGATATGGAAAAACTTGTCCGCGCCGAATCCATAGACAACGGTAAGCCGCTGGCCCTTGCGCGCGCGATGGACATACCGCGGGCTTCGAGTAACTTTTATTATTTTGCTTCGGCAATCCTTCAGTTTTCCAGCGAAGCGCATG
This DNA window, taken from bacterium, encodes the following:
- a CDS encoding tryptophan 2,3-dioxygenase, with the protein product MEKPYPPVYYADYLELNQLLGAQHPKSDAYGKPAHDEMLFIIIHQAYELWFKQILHEVDSVARLFAEDHIDEKNIGIAVARLQRVTEIQKILVDQLRILETMTPLDFLEFRDFLVPASGFQSVQFRLIENKLGLKHSQRLNYGQHPYHDRLSKEHQSLVQTAEQSASLLELVERWLERTPFLELGDFNFWSAYRDAVTRMLDEDHRTIEHNVSLSPSKKKEQLKQLDLTRINFDALFDENKHNQLMKEGIRTISYRATQAALLICLYRDQPILHQPFRLITLLVDIDEMFTTWRYRHALMVHRMIGTKIGTGGSSGHQYLKGTSDQHKIFSDFFNLSTFLIPRSSLPKLPGDVERNLGFVYSQKQ
- a CDS encoding suppressor of fused domain protein; protein product: MISAPEPSELLRKVFAAHTENYGDPDVQFRFDQQNSTLTALNYLDVFVWEPTEEIPMTTFSTIGMAERAMPECPHRAEIHWTLRGKLTEAQEEEAAVFLLNLAALPFVKNTFLDHWHVLPNLRIPHFGGCSAGLMHPSFVDGGWDHMHAENTIVKFLNFVPLTQSELDMARTMGVRRMLNALYESQTDIFSDRM
- a CDS encoding SDR family oxidoreductase; the encoded protein is MNLNLQNKTALVCGSTQGIGKAAAMALAGLGARIILCARNAEALESVKNELPQPASAHHTYLVADFSKPETLQRILHTFTEKSGPIHILVNNTGGPAGGPIADAATDAFEQTFRQHLICNHILAQAVIPGMKSSGFGRIINVISTSVKQPLKGLGVSNTIRAAVANWAKTLSVELAPFGITVNNVLPGATLTQRLTTLIANRAKQSGRPEEAIQKEMVTEIPAGRLGQAEDIAAAIAFLASPAAGYINGINLPVDGGRTGCL
- a CDS encoding sulfatase-like hydrolase/transferase, which produces MKKITLPAFIFPCALILLDYVTNKSTVTFNTNRILAYTNGFIGSIAFWTFYQLASAYTLHHYREHKRVRMLFIVGQILFALVFTATISVSLGYYYEFGNLPNKFAVAYLMDEWTDAVSLITGYISMPLMFLLMSVFAAIYACHYFVIRHIAQRMHTSTPASVKKVLAILAIITAASLLGGFFSKKLSATLPMDFGSLQAVAKYAFGDKSGKGYSVPQRIILPENRTAPKPSNVLLIINETLRADFIGYQTLANPIPPASRMTDAIASDSLSFVFKRARSNSSSTRVSLPAILMGMIPTTATSADYHRMPTLWNVSKALGYRTFFITPQNWDWQNLDVFFLNKQVDQSITAKDIGPPYVNNAGVEDRRILDYTNSIFQEFKKNKNPFFGVIQFNCTHQPYNPGDPHTALSPNSTERYAAAVQYLDSLIAQIYVQLNEAGLKDETLIIVTSDHGENFKHRGLARLNNLYDEVICIPLWVSYPSQYYQTPEGKARFQAWKQNEYSTVQNADIFPTLLSYWGVYKTSLQGYSYQGMRWEDPADSLRILSGTNTGDIRKWNREEFFLLRQHVKFLATDKAGPQIYNLQSDPYEEHNLWDDLSFREAHRPWIHQYISDHAVLAELAKRMKINLENEAATQPSDSSLSRADIDLK
- a CDS encoding BMC domain-containing protein, with amino-acid sequence MTMNSIGLIELGSIAAGFDTADAMLKAANVNILLARSICSGKYIVMVGGEVAAVQSSIDAGAAQSRGSVIDTFVIPNVHPEVFPALSGAGRSELRESLGIIESFSVASLIEAADAAVKAANVKLLEIRLAMALGGKAFLTMTGEVAAVQAAVDAGSRVVAEKGLLVNKVVIPGPRPELLTEVV
- a CDS encoding sterol desaturase family protein, producing the protein MEELLQIVSDAYTGYSNYLYMEMTGASVPWYRNYFYGLIAISLVVWAFEIIIPWRKNQPVFRRDFWLDGFYMFFNFFLFSLIAYNALSNVCVVWLDRGLETIGVGSLSFIKVNTWPVWLQYILMFVVADFIQWNIHRLLHRVPWLWEFHKLHHSVKEMGFAAHLRFHWMETVIYKSLQYIPLAFFGFGLTDFFMLHMIALAIGHLNHANIAWTWGPLRWLLNSPAMHIWHHAKHLPGSYPYGVNFGLSLSVWDYLFKTAYIPHDGRDIELGFENEEPFPRGFFKQVIYPVGKQN
- a CDS encoding GxxExxY protein, producing MPENAISTQIIDACFKIHSTLGPGLLESVYENILCYELDKRNLHFERQKTIPLRYENMQFESALRLDLIVENKVIVEIKSVETVLPLHKKQLLTYLKISGYKLGLLVNFNSALIKDGITRIANNL
- a CDS encoding 4Fe-4S dicluster domain-containing protein encodes the protein MSAIVDMIRKAGVVGAGGAGFPAHIKAGSTVDTVIANGAECEPLIHKDYELMLHYPAEVVRGVELVMQSTGAKEGILGVKEKNTKAIEALQKHLKPGIRLHLLGDFYPSGDEYILVYESTKRLIPPQGIPLHVGCVVNNVETFYNIAQAEKGEAVTEKFISVSGAVKKPFTGIVPVGATFADVIAMAGGITEKEYGVFVSGIMMGKLTFDLDQPITKTCAGLIVLPKEHKLVTRKSLPEESMHRIGKSACDQCSYCTELCPRYILGYDIQPHKVMRSLGFTKTGTDYWNQFASLCCACGLCTLYACPESLFPKEACDQSKRVMKEQNIQWSGPVEIQPHPMYEGRRTPLKMLVKRLGVTDYDIHAPYSDRQATPFKRVILPLQQHVGQKAEAVIRTGESVKRGQLIADVPQDKMGAPIHASIDGTARVEADRILIES
- the rpiB gene encoding ribose 5-phosphate isomerase B, whose amino-acid sequence is MKIAIGCDHGGFPLKATVIETVQKVGHETMDLGTFSSDPADYPDYSEKVAQAVQTGLADRGIVICGSGVGATVAANKFKGIRAGLCHDTFSARQGVEDDDMNVLTLGARIIGPLLAIEVIQAFLKARFSNAERHLRRLNKVKGFEENFGK
- a CDS encoding ferredoxin family protein; the protein is MAYIIAEPCIGVKDTACVKVCPVDCIYDGDGWDQLYIHPDECIDCGACEPECPVEAIFAAENTPDKWKSFIQKNADQFKQ